Proteins co-encoded in one Ammospiza caudacuta isolate bAmmCau1 chromosome 16, bAmmCau1.pri, whole genome shotgun sequence genomic window:
- the LOC131564960 gene encoding protocadherin alpha-6-like: protein MGERCCAAVVRVLVLQAAWALSGGQVRYSVPEEAKAGTVVGRLAQDLGLEAGEAEARRLRLVAPGRRASVEVSGASGALLVSSRLDREELCGKSAPCALRLEVLLERPLRVFHVQLEVTDINDNAPVFPAARRNLSIAEFTTLPGSRFPLEGASDADIGANAELTYTLSPSEHFSLEVKSKDENKISVFLVLTKSLDRETIPVHRLVLTASDGGRPSLTGTMELLISVLDANDNAPQFNQSVYIVQVPENTTPGTVFFQLTATDNDEGINQEIYYSFSNAVSAKIQDLFKIDEKSGEIRTTGELDFEESQSYDLEIEARDKGTPPLSGHCSVEVKVLDKNDNAPEVWVTSLSVPVPEDASLGTVVALLSVSDRDSGENGRVRCWVWPASPFGLEATFAGSYSLVLREALDRERVSEYEVEVRAEDGGAPALRASRGLRVPVSDVNDNAPSFAQAVYTVLARENNAAGAELARLWARDPDEAANGRVSYSVWDGGVGVGGGGGAAGSSSSSGVGWRPASSYVSVDAESGRLWALQPLDYEELQVLQFEVRAVDAGEPPLSGNATVQLFVLDENDNAPALLPPAGSAAEAGGVAAAAAWAVALAGAGSESGTLWAWAAWGAPAGQVVAKIRAVDADSGYNAWLRYELWEPRGKCPFRVGLYSGEVSTARALDEADGPRQRLLIVVRDHGEPARSATATLSVSLLEAAEAALAAGSSSSSSSLAAVSRSAAGVELGAGAASAATNVWLVVAICVVSSLFLLAVVLYGASRWAPRAAVLSAPGPTTLVCASEVGSWSYSQRHSRSLCVADGAAKSDLMVFSPNFPPPPPAPAAKDTQPEPSALLDTVSAIAFIPFCAPFYPP, encoded by the coding sequence ATGGGCGAGCGTTGTTGTGCGGCGGTGGTGcgggtgctggtgctgcaggcgGCCTGGGCGCTGTCGGGCGGGCAGGTGCGCTACTCGGTGCCGGAGGAAGCCAAGGCCGGCACGGTGGTGGGCCGTCTGGCGCAGGACCTGGGCCTGGAGGCGGGCGAGGCGGAGGCGCGGCGGCTGCGGCTGGTGGCGCCGGGCCGGCGGGCGAGCGTGGAGGTGAGCGGGGCGAGCGGCGCGCTGCTGGTGAGCTCGCGGCTGGACCGGGAGGAGCTGTGCGGCAAGAGCGCGCCGTGCGCGCTGcgcctggaggtgctgctggagcggCCGCTGCGCGTCTTCCATGTGCAGCTGGAGGTCACCGACATCAACGACAATGCCCCCGTCTTCCCCGCCGCTCGCAGAAACCTCAGCATCGCGGAATTCACCACTCTGCCCGGGTCTCGATTCCCGCTGGAGGGCGCGTCGGATGCGGATATCGGAGCGAACGCGGAGCTCACCTACACACTCAGCCCAAGCGAGCATTTTAGCTTGGAAGTGAAATCCAAAGACGAAAATAAAATCTCCGTATTCCTCGTATTAACGAAATCTCTGGACCGGGAGACGATTCCCGTGCACCGGTTGGTGCTGACAGCGAGTGACGGAGGGCGGCCGTCTCTAACGGGGACAATGGAGCTGCTGATCTCGGTGCTCGATGCAAATGACAATGCGCCCCAGTTCAACCAGTCCGTGTATATAGTGCAGGTACCGGAAAATACGACCCCTGGAACTGTTTTTTTCCAGCTAACAGCGACAGACAATGATGAGGGAATTAATCAAGAAATATATTATTCTTTTAGCAACGCGGTTTCTGCCAAAATTCAGGACCTTTTCAAAATCGACGAAAAGTCCGGGGAAATACGGACTACGGGTGAACTGGATTTCGAGGAAAGTCAGTCATATGACCTTGAGATCGAAGCGAGAGATAAAGGGACACCCCCGCTATCGGGTCACTGCAGCGTGGAAGTGAAGGTTTTAGACAAGAACGACAACGCGCCGGAGGTGTGGGTGACGTCGCTGTCGGTGCCGGTGCCCGAGGACGCGTCGTTGGGGACGGTGGTGGCCCTGCTGAGCGTGTCGGACCGGGACTCGGGCGAGAACGGTCGCGTGCGGTGCTGGGTGTGGCCGGCGTCGCCGTTCGGTCTGGAGGCGACGTTCGCGGGCTCGTACTCGCTGGTGCTGCGCGAGGCGCTGGACCGGGAGCGGGTGTCGGAGTACGAGGTGGAGGTGCGTGCGGAGGACGGCGGGGCGCCGGCGCTGCGCGCCAGCCGCGGGCTGCGGGTGCCGGTGTCGGACGTGAACGACAACGCGCCCTCGTTCGCGCAGGCCGTGTACACGGTGCTGGCGCGGGAGAACAacgcggcgggcgcggagctGGCGCGGCTGTGGGCGCGGGACCCGGACGAGGCGGCCAACGGGCGCGTCAGCTACTCGGTGTGGGACGGCGGCGTGGGCgtgggcggcggcggcggggccgcggggtcGTCGTCGTCGTCGGGCGTTGGGTGGCGTCCGGCGTCGAGCTACGTGTCGGTGGACGCGGAGAGCGGGCGTCTGTGGGCGCTGCAGCCCTTGGACTacgaggagctgcaggtgctgcagttcGAGGTGCGCGCGGTGGACGCGGGGGAGCCGCCGCTGAGCGGCAACGCCACGGTGCAGCTGTTCGTGCTGGACGAGAACGACAACGcgccggcgctgctgccgcccgCGGGCTCGGCAGCGGAGGCGGGCGGCgtggcggcagcggcggcgtGGGCGGTGGCGCTGGCGGGGGCGGGGTCGGAGTCGGGCACGCTGTGGGCGTGGGCGGCGTGGGGGGCGCCGGCGGGGCAGGTGGTGGCCAAGATCCGCGCCGTGGACGCCGACTCGGGCTACAACGCGTGGCTGCGCTACGAGCTGTGGGAGCCGCGGGGCAAGTGCCCGTTCCGCGTGGGGCTCTACAGCGGCGAGGTGAGCACGGCGCGGGCGCTGGACGAGGCGGACGGGCCTCGCCAGAGGCTGCTGATCGTCGTGCGCGACCACGGCGAGCCGGCGCGCTCGGCCACGGCCACGCTCAGCGTGTCGCTGCTCGAGGCCGCCGAGGCGGCGCTGGCCGCGGGATCCTCGTCGTCGTCGTCGTCGTTGGCGGCGGTGTCGCGCTCGGCGGCGGGCGTGGAGCTTGGGGCCGGGGCGGCGAGCGCGGCCACCAACGTGTGGCTGGTGGTGGCCATCTGCGTCGTGTCCAGCCTCTTCCTGCTGGCCGTGGTGCTGTACGGGGCGTCGCGCTGGGCGCCGCGGGCGGCCGTGCTCTCGGCGCCCGGGCCCACGACGCTCGTGTGCGCCAGCGAAGTGGGCAGCTGGTCCTACTCGCAGCGCCACAGCCGCAGCCTGTGCGTGGCGGACGGCGCTGCCAAGAGCGACCTCATGGTTTTCAGCCCCAACTTccctccgccgccgcccgctCCTGCAGCCAAGGACACGCAGCCGGAGCCCTCCGCTCTCCTCGACACGGTCAGTGCCATTGCTTTCATTCCCTTCTGTGCTCCTTTTTATCCGCCCTAA
- the LOC131564961 gene encoding protocadherin alpha-6-like encodes MGERCCAAVVRVLVLQAAWALSGGQVRYSVPEEAEAGTVVGRLAQDLGLEAGEAEARRLRLVAPGRRASVEVSGASGALLVSSRLDREELCGKSAPCALRLEVLLERPLRVFHVQLEVTDINDNAPVFPAARKNLSIAESSLLGSRFPLEGASDADIGANAQLTYTLSPNEHFALDLQKMEEDGESLFLVLRKSLDRETIPVHRLVLTASDGGRPSLTGTMELVISVLDVNDNAPQFNQSVYKMQLPENAERGTLVIRLNATDLDEGANSNISYSLQILSPQDGRNIFGIDKNSGEIRLTGDLDFEGVSFYRLQVDATDKGTAPLSGHCKLVLEVVDVNDNAPEVWVTSLSVPLPEDASLGTVVALLSVSDRDSGENGRVRCWVWPASPFGLEATFAGSYSLVLREALDRERVSEYEVEVRAEDGGAPALRASRGLRVPVSDVNDNAPSFAQAVYTVLARENNAAGAELARLWARDPDEAANGRVSYSVWDGGVGVGGGGAAGSSSGVGWRPASSYVSVDAESGRLWALQPLDYEELQVLQFEVRAVDAGEPPLSGNATVQLFVLDENDNAPALLPPAGSAAEAGGVAAAAAWAVALAGAGSESGTLWAWAAWGAPAGQVVAKIRAVDADSGYNAWLRYELWEPRGKGPFRVGLYSGEVSTARALDEADGPRQRLLIVVRDHGEPARSATATLSVSLLEAAEAALAAGSSSSSSLAAVSRSAAGVELGAGAASAVTNVWLVVAICAVSSLFLLAVVLYGASRWAPRAAVLSAPGPTTLVCASEVGSWSYSQRHSRSLCVADGAAKSDLMVFSPNFPPPPPAPAAKDTQPEPSALLDTVSANTLLSSLSRSQPFCPSRCAGCAGIQAPFPRGRER; translated from the coding sequence ATGGGCGAGCGTTGCTGTGCGGCGGTGGTGcgggtgctggtgctgcaggcgGCCTGGGCGCTGTCGGGCGGGCAGGTGCGCTACTCGGTGCCGGAGGAAGCCGAGGCCGGCACGGTGGTGGGCCGTCTGGCGCAGGACCTGGGCCTGGAGGCGGGCGAGGCGGAGGCGCGGCGGCTGCGGCTGGTGGCGCCGGGCCGGCGGGCGAGCGTGGAGGTGAGCGGGGCGAGCGGCGCGCTGCTGGTGAGCTCGCGGCTGGACCGGGAGGAGCTGTGCGGCAAGAGCGCGCCGTGCGCGCTGcgcctggaggtgctgctggagcggCCGCTGCGCGTCTTCCATGTGCAGCTGGAGGTCACCGACATCAACGACAATGCCCCCGTCTTCCCCGCCGCCCGGAAAAACCTCAGCATCGCGGAATCGTCTCTGCTGGGGTCTCGTTTCCCGCTGGAGGGCGCGTCGGATGCGGATATCGGAGCGAACGCTCAGCTCACCTACACACTCAGCCCCAACGAGCATTTCGCTCTGGATTTACAAAAAATGGAGGAGGACGGTGAGTCCTTATTCCTGGTGCTGAGGAAATCTCTGGACCGCGAGACAATTCCTGTGCACCGGTTGGTACTGACGGCGAGTGACGGGGGCCGGCCGTCTCTGACGGGGACAATGGAGCTGGTGATCTCGGTGCTGGATGTGAACGACAACGCGCCCCAGTTCAACCAATCAGTGTATAAAATGCAGCTGCCAGAAAATGCAGAACGCGGTACTTTGGTGATCAGACTAAATGCCACGGATTTGGATGAGGGGGCGAACAGTAATATCTCCTATTCGCTCCAGATTCTCTCCCCGCAGGATGGAAGAAACATTTTCGGAATTGACAAAAATAGCGGAGAGATCCGTCTTACGGGTGATTTAGATTTTGAGGGTGTTAGTTTCTATCGCCTGCAAGTGGACGCAACAGATAAGGGGACAGCCCCACTCTCCGGCCACTGCAAGTTGGTGCTGGAGGTCGTGGACGTGAACGACAATGCGCCGGAGGTGTGGGTGACGTCGCTGTCGGTGCCGTTGCCCGAGGACGCGTCGTTGGGGACGGTGGTGGCCCTGCTGAGCGTGTCGGACCGGGACTCGGGCGAGAACGGTCGCGTGCGGTGCTGGGTGTGGCCGGCGTCGCCGTTCGGTCTGGAGGCGACGTTCGCGGGCTCGTACTCGCTGGTGCTGCGCGAGGCGCTGGACCGGGAGCGGGTGTCGGAGTACGAGGTGGAGGTGCGTGCGGAGGACGGCGGGGCGCCGGCGCTGCGCGCCAGCCGCGGGCTGCGGGTGCCGGTGTCGGACGTGAACGACAACGCGCCCTCGTTCGCGCAGGCCGTGTACACGGTGCTGGCGCGGGAGAACAacgcggcgggcgcggagctGGCGCGGCTGTGGGCGCGGGACCCGGACGAGGCGGCCAACGGGCGCGTCAGCTACTCGGTGTGGGACGGCGGCGTGGGCgtgggcggcggcggggccgcggggtcGTCGTCGGGCGTTGGGTGGCGTCCGGCGTCGAGCTACGTGTCGGTGGACGCGGAGAGCGGGCGTCTGTGGGCGCTGCAGCCCTTGGACTacgaggagctgcaggtgctgcagttcGAGGTGCGCGCGGTGGACGCGGGGGAGCCGCCGCTGAGCGGCAACGCCACGGTGCAGCTGTTCGTGCTGGACGAGAACGACAACGcgccggcgctgctgccgcccgCGGGCTCGGCAGCGGAGGCGGGCGGCgtggcggcagcggcggcgtGGGCGGTGGCGCTGGCGGGGGCGGGGTCGGAGTCGGGCACGCTGTGGGCGTGGGCGGCGTGGGGGGCGCCGGCGGGGCAGGTGGTGGCCAAGATCCGCGCCGTGGACGCCGACTCGGGCTACAACGCGTGGCTGCGCTACGAGCTGTGGGAGCCGCGGGGCAAGGGCCCGTTCCGCGTGGGGCTCTACAGCGGCGAGGTGAGCACGGCGCGGGCGCTGGACGAGGCGGACGGGCCTCGCCAGAGGCTGCTGATCGTCGTGCGCGACCACGGCGAGCCGGCGCGCTCGGCCACGGCCACGCTCAGCGTGTCGCTGCTCGAGGCCGCCGAGGCGGCTCTGGCCGCGGGATCCTCGTCGTCGTCGTCGTTGGCGGCGGTGTCGCGCTCGGCGGCGGGCGTGGAGCTCGGGGCCGGCGCGGCGAGCGCGGTCACCAACGTGTGGCTGGTGGTGGCCATCTGCGCCGTGTCCAGCCTCTTCCTGCTGGCCGTGGTGCTGTACGGGGCGTCGCGCTGGGCGCCGCGGGCGGCCGTGCTCTCGGCGCCCGGGCCCACGACGCTCGTGTGCGCCAGCGAAGTGGGCAGCTGGTCCTACTCGCAGCGCCACAGCCGCAGCCTGTGCGTGGCGGACGGCGCTGCCAAGAGCGACCTCATGGTTTTCAGCCCCAACTTccctccgccgccgcccgctCCTGCAGCCAAGGACACGCAGCCGGAGCCCTCCGCTCTCCTCGACACGGTCAGTGCCAATACTTTACTCTCGTCTCTCTCCCGTTCCCAACCCTTCTGTCCCTCCAGGTGTGCTGGCTGTGCGGGAATCCAGGCTCCGTTCCCCCGGGGCCGGGAGCGATGA